A genomic region of Micromonospora sp. NBRC 110009 contains the following coding sequences:
- a CDS encoding LysE family transporter — MTTAPQLLAFGGVIVLGAITAAWFFAVASLVAALRRLISRSAVRRAADGLSGVVLIGLGVRLALTTAR, encoded by the coding sequence ATGACCACGGCACCCCAGTTGCTCGCCTTCGGCGGCGTGATCGTGCTCGGCGCCATCACCGCGGCCTGGTTCTTCGCCGTGGCGAGCCTGGTGGCCGCGCTGCGCCGGCTGATCTCCCGGTCGGCCGTGCGACGTGCCGCCGACGGGCTGAGCGGTGTCGTGCTCATCGGCCTGGGCGTCCGGCTCGCCCTCACCACCGCGAGGTAG
- a CDS encoding type VII secretion target → MADGFEVDAEQIRTHARNLDLLRGRFDAVKTASAHIAQDDSAYGLLCGWISAVLEGRHKRQDELIAYVEENLSLVAKGLRTTADNYDNADLDADDTIRKAGGGLTRSAQ, encoded by the coding sequence GTGGCCGACGGTTTCGAGGTCGACGCGGAGCAGATCCGCACGCACGCCCGCAACCTCGACCTGCTGAGGGGGCGCTTCGACGCGGTCAAGACCGCCAGCGCCCACATCGCGCAGGACGACTCGGCGTACGGGCTGCTCTGCGGGTGGATCTCCGCGGTGCTGGAGGGCCGGCACAAGCGGCAGGACGAGCTCATCGCGTACGTGGAGGAGAACCTGTCACTGGTCGCGAAGGGCCTGCGCACGACCGCCGACAACTACGACAACGCCGACCTCGACGCCGACGACACGATCCGCAAGGCGGGTGGCGGGCTGACGAGGTCGGCGCAATGA
- a CDS encoding WXG100 family type VII secretion target: MSDTSLIADVQSTRRPWTGAALADSVQGLVDAIHSEGWVDDLIAGASLGIEVAATVMDPFSALLANGLGWAMEYFEPLRQVLDELTGMPDVVASHAATWDNMAAALQSMASDLKSYVDGDMPHWQGRAATAYHNLMEHNVEAINGLGGISAAMAAATQAADNLVMFTRDIVRDLIADLVARVIVWAVEAIFVVTIPVIASQIAAAVVKWAGRILTYVMALITSLTNLSELLDG, translated from the coding sequence ATGAGCGACACGTCGCTGATCGCCGACGTCCAGTCGACCCGCAGGCCGTGGACCGGGGCGGCGCTGGCCGACAGCGTTCAGGGGCTGGTCGACGCCATCCACAGCGAGGGCTGGGTCGACGACCTGATCGCGGGCGCGTCGTTGGGCATCGAGGTCGCCGCGACCGTGATGGATCCCTTCAGCGCGCTGCTCGCCAACGGGCTGGGCTGGGCGATGGAGTACTTCGAGCCGCTGCGCCAGGTCCTCGACGAACTCACCGGCATGCCCGACGTGGTGGCCTCCCATGCGGCCACCTGGGACAACATGGCCGCCGCGCTGCAGAGCATGGCCAGCGACCTCAAGTCCTACGTGGACGGGGACATGCCGCACTGGCAGGGGCGGGCCGCCACCGCGTACCACAACCTGATGGAACACAACGTGGAGGCGATAAACGGGCTCGGCGGGATCTCCGCCGCGATGGCCGCCGCCACCCAGGCCGCCGACAACCTGGTGATGTTCACCCGCGACATCGTCCGGGACCTCATCGCCGACCTGGTCGCGCGCGTCATCGTGTGGGCGGTCGAGGCGATCTTCGTGGTCACGATTCCGGTGATCGCCTCGCAGATCGCGGCGGCCGTCGTCAAGTGGGCCGGGCGCATCCTGACCTACGTCATGGCCCTGATCACCAGCCTGACCAACCTCTCCGAGCTCCTGGACGGCTGA
- a CDS encoding EndoU domain-containing protein: MARPKTPHGSGHGDGPNPPHPRGDGDGDGENGSPSGRRRSTTDVPKNVSQAQDTVAQEAQAGRPGGSDQGTQNPQKPGTVDPSVKPTAPPGADDIHHSDASRQHILEGDGGRQGGHLAGTGFSKKTEFPKDWDGPKILDAAHQVTQQGPPAKGPYLTKDADGNPAWAYDYTGRVDGVEVKTTVLANGEIRTAYPPNGNDPGVITNPSAPNPAPKGVPMSNPPRYSHPDVGGDGSWTWEGPKGNKIVRVVQDAQGNVTTTVLGDYKKK, translated from the coding sequence ATGGCGAGACCCAAGACGCCGCACGGTAGCGGGCACGGCGACGGTCCGAACCCGCCCCACCCCCGGGGCGACGGTGACGGCGACGGCGAGAACGGCAGCCCCTCAGGTCGGCGGCGCAGCACCACCGACGTACCCAAGAACGTCAGCCAGGCCCAGGACACCGTCGCCCAGGAGGCGCAAGCGGGTCGCCCGGGCGGGTCCGACCAGGGAACCCAGAACCCCCAGAAGCCCGGCACGGTCGACCCGTCCGTCAAGCCGACCGCGCCGCCCGGCGCGGACGACATCCACCACAGCGACGCATCCAGGCAGCACATCCTCGAGGGGGACGGCGGGCGGCAGGGTGGCCACCTCGCGGGCACCGGCTTCTCGAAGAAGACGGAGTTCCCGAAGGACTGGGACGGGCCGAAGATCCTCGACGCGGCGCACCAGGTGACGCAGCAGGGGCCGCCGGCGAAGGGGCCGTACCTGACCAAGGACGCTGACGGCAATCCCGCGTGGGCGTACGACTACACGGGTCGGGTCGACGGCGTCGAGGTCAAGACGACCGTGCTGGCCAACGGCGAGATCCGCACGGCCTACCCGCCGAACGGCAACGACCCGGGCGTCATCACGAACCCGTCCGCGCCGAATCCCGCCCCCAAGGGCGTGCCGATGAGCAATCCGCCCCGCTACAGTCACCCTGACGTCGGCGGCGACGGCAGCTGGACGTGGGAGGGCCCGAAGGGCAACAAGATCGTCAGGGTGGTCCAGGACGCCCAGGGCAACGTCACCACCACCGTGCTCGGCGACTACAAGAAGAAGTGA
- a CDS encoding helix-turn-helix domain-containing protein: MPIAVDIDVMLARRKMSVGELADRVGITPANLAVLKNGRAKAVRFATLAALCEVLKCQPGDLLRWEAEDAAGE, encoded by the coding sequence ATGCCGATCGCCGTCGACATCGACGTGATGCTGGCCAGGCGGAAGATGTCCGTGGGCGAGCTCGCGGACCGCGTCGGGATCACGCCCGCCAACCTGGCGGTACTCAAGAACGGCCGCGCCAAAGCGGTGCGCTTCGCGACGCTCGCCGCGCTCTGCGAGGTGCTCAAGTGCCAGCCGGGCGACCTGCTGCGCTGGGAGGCCGAGGACGCCGCGGGCGAATGA
- the map gene encoding type I methionyl aminopeptidase, whose product MIELKTPAEIQCMHVAGRFVAEVLSEVGQLADVGVNLLDLEHHVRGMIKRRGAESCYWDYAPSFGRGPFRNVICLSVNDAVLHGLPHDYTLRDGDVLSADLAVSVDGWVADSARTVVVGTAAEEDLRIIRATEEALEAAIEMARPGNRLGDISAAIWAVAHDYGYPVNTEFGGHGLGRTMHEEPHVSNKGRAGRGLTLRPGLTLALEPWFARTTDRIVYDADGWTIRSADGSRTAHSEHTIAITEDAPLVLTRRAPEDTVTRADSASRLSTEDA is encoded by the coding sequence GTGATTGAACTGAAGACGCCTGCGGAGATCCAATGCATGCACGTGGCCGGGCGTTTCGTCGCCGAGGTGCTCTCCGAGGTCGGCCAGCTCGCCGACGTGGGCGTCAACCTCCTGGACCTGGAACACCACGTGCGCGGCATGATCAAACGGCGCGGGGCGGAGTCGTGCTACTGGGACTACGCGCCGTCCTTTGGACGCGGCCCGTTCCGCAACGTCATCTGCCTGTCGGTCAACGACGCCGTCCTGCACGGCCTACCCCACGACTACACGCTGCGTGACGGCGACGTACTCAGCGCGGACCTCGCGGTCAGCGTCGACGGCTGGGTGGCCGACTCGGCGCGCACGGTCGTCGTCGGGACCGCCGCCGAGGAGGACCTGCGGATCATCCGCGCCACCGAGGAAGCGTTGGAGGCGGCGATCGAGATGGCGCGTCCGGGCAACCGCCTGGGTGACATCTCGGCGGCCATCTGGGCGGTAGCCCACGACTACGGCTATCCGGTCAACACCGAGTTCGGTGGCCACGGCCTCGGCCGCACCATGCACGAGGAGCCCCACGTTTCGAACAAGGGCCGGGCAGGGCGCGGCCTCACGCTCCGGCCGGGCCTGACCCTCGCGCTCGAACCCTGGTTCGCCCGCACGACCGACCGGATCGTCTATGACGCCGACGGCTGGACCATCCGGTCGGCCGACGGCTCACGCACGGCCCACTCCGAGCACACGATCGCCATCACCGAGGACGCCCCCTTGGTGCTCACCCGGCGTGCACCGGAGGACACCGTGACGAGGGCTGATTCCGCCAGTCGTCTATCCACAGAAGACGCCTAG
- a CDS encoding helix-turn-helix domain-containing protein: protein MVRQPLTPEQIEAGRRLGALLRHARAGRDLAEVAHAAGISPETLRKIETGRLPSPGFGTIICLGEALNLPVQELAATWRGSDLPLEAVS from the coding sequence ATGGTCCGCCAACCGCTCACACCTGAGCAGATCGAAGCCGGCAGGCGTCTCGGCGCCCTGCTGCGCCACGCGCGAGCGGGACGCGACCTGGCGGAGGTCGCGCATGCGGCTGGCATCTCGCCGGAAACCCTGCGCAAGATCGAGACCGGACGACTACCCTCTCCCGGATTTGGCACGATCATCTGCCTCGGTGAGGCGCTCAACCTGCCGGTTCAGGAGTTGGCAGCCACCTGGCGTGGCAGCGACCTACCGCTGGAAGCCGTCTCGTAG
- a CDS encoding YbaB/EbfC family nucleoid-associated protein, producing MPDGGGLLDPDGAVQRLAAWKGRINQLAADTKAMSDRLQEVRVMLADINGLTEVTIDSTGALVDLRLGQRIHRVAPDVVARTIMDTIRAARRQLADRTQEIIADTVGTESAAARAVAERVGQQLRDADPPAAGSDDRYGRW from the coding sequence GTGCCAGACGGGGGAGGCTTGCTCGACCCGGACGGCGCGGTGCAACGGCTCGCCGCGTGGAAGGGTCGGATCAACCAGCTCGCGGCCGACACCAAGGCGATGAGTGACCGCCTCCAGGAGGTGCGGGTCATGCTGGCCGACATCAACGGTCTGACCGAGGTCACGATCGACTCCACCGGGGCCCTGGTCGACCTGCGGTTGGGGCAGCGGATCCACCGGGTCGCGCCGGACGTCGTCGCCAGAACGATCATGGACACGATCCGGGCCGCCCGGCGGCAACTGGCCGACCGCACGCAGGAGATCATCGCCGACACCGTCGGCACCGAGTCGGCCGCGGCCCGCGCGGTCGCCGAGCGGGTGGGACAGCAGCTGCGCGACGCCGATCCCCCCGCGGCCGGCTCCGACGACCGGTACGGGCGGTGGTGA
- a CDS encoding DUF2975 domain-containing protein, which produces MGKLTVGALRAVLVVVLAGTVFVQALMVWALATDPEDGSLPLTPLRVITILGMVSVQVALVCVWRLVTMVRRGTVFSHAAFRYVDVVIGAIVAAALVWFAVTILNAPGQRADPGITVIMGGVGVAILGVALIVLVLRMLLAQAVARDVEAAQMQAELDEVI; this is translated from the coding sequence ATGGGAAAGCTGACAGTGGGTGCGCTGCGCGCCGTGCTCGTGGTGGTGCTCGCCGGCACCGTGTTCGTGCAGGCATTGATGGTGTGGGCGTTGGCCACCGACCCGGAGGACGGGTCGCTTCCGCTGACCCCGCTGCGCGTGATCACGATCCTGGGCATGGTGTCGGTCCAGGTCGCCCTGGTCTGCGTATGGCGGCTGGTGACGATGGTGCGACGCGGAACCGTGTTCTCCCACGCCGCCTTCCGGTACGTGGACGTCGTGATCGGCGCGATCGTGGCGGCGGCCCTCGTGTGGTTCGCGGTCACGATCCTCAATGCTCCGGGCCAGCGGGCCGACCCCGGCATCACCGTCATCATGGGCGGGGTTGGCGTGGCCATCCTGGGGGTCGCGCTCATCGTGCTCGTGCTGCGGATGCTGCTCGCCCAGGCCGTCGCGCGCGACGTCGAAGCGGCGCAGATGCAGGCCGAGTTGGACGAGGTGATCTGA
- a CDS encoding LysR family transcriptional regulator encodes MVTLDLRRLRLLRELEERGTLGAVALALGYSPSSVSQQLSVLEKDVGARLLEKAGRGVRLTDAGRLLAQHARVLLAAAEAASADLAALGGEVRGTVRAGGLQSAARRLLVPAVARMMVEHPQVRTEVSELELEQALPGLRLGAVDLVISDEYDGHPRPRPAGLRFTLLHEEPLKLVLSPGHRLAKHGGPIALSTLRDEVWVASDAGTGHHDMVVGSCRSIGGYEPDVRHRSSDADVQLELVRTTGAVALLPALTLPAADPALAVRDVAEEKLGRRLVVVLRDGPAAPALAAFLAVVTDQARNLAQNPKTERHEEAG; translated from the coding sequence GATCTTCGTCGGCTCCGTCTGCTCCGCGAGCTCGAGGAACGAGGGACCCTGGGCGCGGTGGCCTTGGCTCTCGGCTACAGCCCTTCCTCGGTGTCCCAGCAGTTGAGCGTTCTGGAGAAGGACGTCGGCGCGCGCCTGCTCGAGAAGGCCGGCCGTGGTGTGCGGCTCACCGACGCCGGGCGTCTGCTCGCACAGCACGCCCGAGTCCTGTTGGCAGCAGCCGAGGCGGCGTCAGCCGATCTGGCGGCGCTGGGCGGTGAGGTGCGGGGCACCGTGCGCGCCGGCGGTCTGCAGTCAGCGGCTCGCCGCCTGCTGGTTCCCGCAGTGGCCCGCATGATGGTCGAGCACCCGCAGGTACGCACCGAGGTCTCCGAGCTCGAGCTCGAACAGGCGTTACCAGGACTGCGGCTCGGGGCGGTCGACCTGGTGATCAGCGACGAGTACGACGGTCACCCACGCCCCCGGCCGGCAGGGCTGCGGTTCACGCTACTCCACGAGGAGCCACTGAAACTGGTCCTGTCACCCGGGCATCGGCTGGCCAAGCATGGAGGACCTATCGCATTGTCGACGCTGCGGGATGAGGTCTGGGTTGCCTCCGATGCGGGCACCGGCCATCACGACATGGTCGTGGGAAGCTGCCGGTCCATCGGCGGCTACGAACCCGACGTGCGGCACCGGTCCAGCGACGCGGACGTCCAGCTCGAACTCGTGCGCACCACCGGAGCCGTCGCGCTACTGCCGGCGCTGACACTGCCCGCGGCCGACCCAGCCCTTGCGGTCCGTGACGTCGCCGAGGAGAAGCTCGGACGTCGACTGGTCGTTGTCCTCCGAGACGGCCCCGCTGCCCCCGCGCTCGCGGCCTTCCTGGCCGTCGTGACTGATCAGGCCCGCAATCTAGCGCAGAACCCGAAGACTGAACGGCATGAGGAAGCTGGGTAG